Proteins encoded by one window of Akkermansia muciniphila ATCC BAA-835:
- the kdsB gene encoding 3-deoxy-manno-octulosonate cytidylyltransferase, whose product MAADTSHHIIGLIPSRWGSSRFPGKPLHPIAGKPLVQHVWERVCRCSRLDAIAIATDDQRIFDAAVSFGARAIMTSPDHPSGSDRLAEAVRSFPAATHVVNIQGDEPLIDPALIDRLAEALVSDEALSMATVACPISTREDLDNPNIVKVALARNGDALYFSRSVIPYARHPRVAPPLRHLGIYAYRRDFLENYVRWAPTPLEQTESLEQLRALENGARIRVILTDHVSVGVDTPEQAEQVEQILLNIH is encoded by the coding sequence ATGGCAGCAGATACTTCCCATCATATCATCGGCCTCATTCCGTCACGCTGGGGTTCCTCCAGATTTCCGGGCAAGCCCCTTCATCCCATTGCAGGAAAACCTCTTGTCCAGCACGTATGGGAACGCGTCTGCCGCTGTTCCCGCCTGGACGCCATCGCCATCGCCACGGACGACCAGCGCATTTTTGACGCCGCCGTATCCTTTGGAGCCAGGGCCATCATGACCTCTCCGGACCATCCCAGCGGCAGTGACCGCCTGGCGGAAGCGGTACGTTCCTTCCCTGCCGCCACCCATGTCGTCAATATTCAGGGGGACGAACCTCTCATTGACCCGGCCCTGATTGACAGGCTGGCGGAAGCCCTGGTCTCGGACGAAGCCCTCTCCATGGCCACCGTCGCCTGCCCCATCAGCACCCGGGAGGATCTGGACAACCCGAACATTGTCAAAGTGGCCCTTGCCCGTAACGGAGACGCCCTGTACTTCTCCCGTTCCGTCATTCCCTATGCCCGCCACCCCCGCGTAGCACCGCCTTTGCGCCATCTGGGTATTTACGCCTACCGCCGCGACTTCCTTGAAAACTATGTGCGCTGGGCCCCGACCCCCCTGGAACAGACGGAATCCCTGGAACAACTGCGCGCACTGGAAAACGGGGCCAGAATCCGGGTCATCCTGACGGACCACGTCAGTGTGGGCGTGGATACGCCGGAACAGGCGGAACAGGTGGAACAAATCTTATTAAACATACACTAG
- a CDS encoding phage holin family protein, with amino-acid sequence MGLIDKLKRTFVTPLVEEKEEGMAMVRSLRETGTAALAHAEALAALLKLELKEASNRLGKKTAFLLMGAFMAFFGYLFLWCLLTVVMAYFWGIIAGLAVTTGFHLLAAAAGFILFSRTHVTPIAPATAEELKTDLSCLQMALKKSSHS; translated from the coding sequence TTGTGGAGGAAAAGGAAGAAGGGATGGCCATGGTCCGGTCCCTCCGGGAAACCGGGACGGCAGCCCTGGCCCATGCGGAAGCCCTGGCCGCACTGCTCAAACTGGAACTGAAGGAAGCGTCCAACAGGCTGGGCAAAAAAACGGCCTTTCTCCTGATGGGCGCCTTCATGGCCTTCTTCGGCTATCTATTTCTGTGGTGCCTTCTGACTGTGGTCATGGCGTATTTCTGGGGAATCATCGCTGGGCTTGCCGTAACCACGGGCTTTCATCTCCTGGCCGCCGCAGCCGGGTTCATCCTTTTCAGCCGAACCCATGTAACGCCTATCGCTCCGGCGACGGCGGAAGAACTTAAAACGGATTTATCATGTCTGCAAATGGCTCTCAAGAAAAGCTCGCACTCCTGA
- a CDS encoding peptidylprolyl isomerase has translation MSPTGKFTLRLVIYGAFLLYLVGDLFVWHGFLAGRMDAYLKPLPGPPGDNSARIAEVYGEPVTANQLSRRMTELKMLRQPPVLDMEGGIKLTHELDIPGDLAPRARYDLIGSSLLRLKTSVNDLQLPNRNAEAARAVEQIRSRFDGDTEQYLKTLHGQKLTQEQFQKKIAARLKQTEQLYRATAQAAEASDEDLKTYYNLIRDQLTPPDLRKTRHIFLATLNREEAQVRQTAETLLERLKAGESFSRLAREFSEDERSAPAGGELGWISPARAKETLGLALADVPDNRPVLLKSRWGWHLVEASPVKKGKTPSYEEALPALRDAARSLRKAQAVGLYMDGLFEEAHLRNRIKNKQGR, from the coding sequence ATGTCTCCCACTGGAAAATTCACGCTCAGGCTTGTGATTTATGGAGCCTTCCTGCTCTATCTGGTGGGAGACTTGTTTGTCTGGCACGGCTTTCTGGCCGGCAGGATGGACGCGTACCTGAAACCGTTGCCGGGGCCGCCAGGAGACAACTCCGCCCGGATAGCGGAAGTGTACGGGGAACCCGTCACCGCCAACCAGCTTTCCCGAAGAATGACGGAACTGAAAATGCTGCGCCAGCCTCCCGTGCTGGATATGGAAGGCGGGATCAAACTTACTCATGAACTGGACATCCCCGGCGACCTGGCTCCGCGGGCCAGGTATGACCTGATCGGCTCCTCCCTTCTGCGCCTGAAAACCAGCGTCAATGACCTCCAGCTCCCCAACCGCAACGCGGAAGCGGCACGCGCCGTGGAACAAATCCGGTCCCGTTTTGACGGAGACACGGAACAATACCTGAAAACCCTGCATGGTCAGAAATTGACGCAGGAACAATTTCAAAAAAAAATAGCGGCCAGGCTCAAACAGACGGAACAGCTCTACCGGGCAACCGCCCAGGCGGCGGAAGCGTCCGACGAAGACCTGAAAACCTACTACAACCTGATCCGGGACCAGCTCACCCCTCCTGATCTGCGGAAAACCAGGCACATCTTCCTGGCTACCCTGAACAGGGAAGAAGCCCAGGTCCGGCAAACCGCGGAAACGCTGCTGGAGCGGCTGAAGGCAGGGGAATCCTTCTCCCGGCTCGCCAGGGAATTCAGTGAAGACGAACGTTCCGCTCCCGCAGGCGGGGAACTCGGCTGGATAAGCCCCGCCCGCGCCAAGGAAACCCTGGGTCTGGCGTTGGCAGACGTCCCGGACAACAGGCCGGTACTTCTCAAAAGCCGGTGGGGGTGGCACCTTGTGGAAGCATCCCCTGTCAAAAAAGGGAAAACGCCATCCTATGAAGAAGCGCTTCCGGCCCTGAGGGATGCAGCCCGGAGCCTCAGAAAAGCTCAAGCCGTGGGATTGTACATGGACGGCCTTTTTGAAGAAGCCCATCTCAGAAACCGCATTAAAAACAAGCAGGGCCGCTGA
- a CDS encoding type IV pilus twitching motility protein PilT translates to MAVIDQYFKYLVEAGGSDLHLSEGQPPKVRVNGTISAISDENLEGQAFKNLLAEICDPQAFQKYLEEGDLDFAYEMDETSRFRCNYFKQQHGLGAVFRLIPTKIATLEELGVPTVVKEFAHMRSGLVLVTGPTGSGKSTTLAAIIDYINSNQARHIITVEEPIEFVHPNKKSIVTQREVPLQTPSFADGLRASLREDSDIVLVGEMRDLETISLALTAAETGLLVFGTLHTNNASKTIDRIIDVFPSDQQSQVRTMLAGSLRGVVAQLLMKRSDKPGRVAVNEILFATPAVAAIIREGATQKIPDVIVGGKAMGMQFMDDAIWQKLQQGIVSPEEAYMKCIEKKRFRNFLPPESARLADSGGGN, encoded by the coding sequence ATGGCTGTCATCGACCAATACTTCAAATACCTCGTAGAAGCGGGCGGTTCCGACCTTCACCTCAGCGAAGGCCAGCCTCCTAAAGTCCGCGTTAACGGGACCATCTCCGCCATCTCCGACGAAAATCTGGAAGGCCAGGCGTTCAAAAACCTTCTCGCGGAAATATGCGATCCCCAGGCCTTCCAGAAATATCTGGAAGAAGGGGACCTGGACTTTGCCTATGAAATGGATGAAACATCCCGTTTCCGCTGCAACTACTTCAAGCAGCAGCACGGCCTGGGGGCTGTCTTCCGCCTCATTCCCACCAAAATAGCCACGCTGGAAGAACTGGGCGTGCCTACGGTCGTCAAGGAATTCGCCCATATGAGATCCGGCCTTGTACTGGTCACAGGGCCCACCGGCTCCGGTAAATCCACCACGCTGGCCGCTATCATCGACTACATCAACAGCAACCAGGCGCGGCACATCATCACCGTGGAGGAACCTATCGAATTCGTCCATCCCAATAAAAAATCCATCGTCACCCAGAGGGAAGTGCCTCTCCAGACGCCTTCCTTCGCAGACGGCCTCCGGGCTTCCCTTCGTGAAGACTCCGACATCGTGCTGGTGGGTGAAATGCGCGACCTGGAAACCATCTCCCTGGCGCTCACGGCGGCGGAAACCGGCCTTCTGGTATTCGGCACCCTGCACACGAACAACGCCAGCAAAACCATTGACCGTATCATTGACGTATTCCCGTCTGACCAGCAATCCCAGGTGCGCACCATGCTTGCGGGTTCCCTCCGCGGCGTCGTGGCGCAGCTCTTGATGAAGCGCAGCGACAAACCGGGGCGCGTAGCCGTCAATGAAATTCTCTTTGCCACGCCGGCCGTGGCGGCCATCATCCGTGAAGGCGCCACGCAGAAAATCCCTGACGTCATCGTCGGCGGCAAGGCCATGGGCATGCAATTCATGGATGACGCCATCTGGCAAAAACTCCAACAGGGCATCGTCTCCCCGGAAGAAGCCTACATGAAGTGCATTGAAAAGAAGAGATTCCGCAACTTCCTTCCTCCGGAATCCGCCCGCCTGGCAGACTCCGGCGGCGGAAACTAA
- a CDS encoding O-antigen ligase family protein: protein MNGNLFKIVLVSVVAILLAIIGGIMSADGDPFSIVLAVSPFILAALFLMKGKVWYLWILIPILFLPIPSLRDYAPLLAYGITLPCYLWNAMLRRSSLTWNSAPLLDAVVLVLFMHVGYIFLSHPFALGLDVLEDYYGGKGYILFLQALLAYLCLSSLKTTSHELGKVLQWAVFLTIVFTLILTARSLLSPDSAGADLAASAGSAGTLSENSRNSSFLRISILVMQLLIINYSVWQMIKRPWWGALLLLGTVGILLSGFRSAMAQVLFLFFTISLIYRRWFFCLLAPVLGVLLLLLLSSAGMLHSLPFGIQRTLSAVPFLDVSAQAKANAEDSINWRFEMWSWALDDREHFIQDKIFGDGFSRDISIVKANVYEEAYNLSKDQSAFAWNGQWHSGPISTIQTLGYIGISLYLILSVVGMTYAWIVSRIYRNHQYKLGILYVSAVYFTKPIFFFLIFGESITIAMDIISLAIIKVLYSCAKREGLYVSLHVRKEYMPLMIRKTQEKRQAAATASISG from the coding sequence ATGAATGGTAACTTATTTAAAATTGTACTGGTTTCAGTCGTTGCCATTCTTTTAGCCATCATAGGCGGCATCATGTCGGCGGACGGCGATCCCTTTTCTATAGTTCTGGCTGTTTCCCCCTTTATCCTGGCCGCCTTATTCCTGATGAAGGGAAAAGTGTGGTATCTGTGGATACTGATACCCATTCTTTTCCTGCCCATCCCCTCCTTAAGGGATTACGCTCCCCTTCTTGCTTACGGAATAACCCTTCCTTGTTACTTGTGGAACGCCATGCTCAGGCGTTCAAGCTTGACGTGGAATTCCGCCCCCCTTCTGGACGCTGTCGTCCTCGTGCTGTTCATGCACGTGGGCTATATCTTCCTGAGCCACCCTTTCGCTCTGGGGCTGGATGTGCTGGAAGACTACTACGGAGGCAAGGGATACATCCTTTTCCTCCAGGCCCTCCTGGCCTATCTCTGCCTATCCTCGTTAAAAACGACCAGCCATGAACTGGGCAAGGTGCTTCAATGGGCTGTTTTCCTGACCATCGTTTTTACCCTTATCCTAACCGCCCGGAGCCTCCTTTCTCCGGATAGCGCCGGGGCGGATCTTGCCGCGAGCGCGGGCTCCGCAGGCACACTCTCCGAAAACTCCCGGAACTCTTCCTTCCTCAGAATTTCTATCTTGGTGATGCAGCTGCTCATCATCAACTACTCCGTGTGGCAGATGATCAAGCGTCCCTGGTGGGGGGCGTTGCTTCTTCTTGGAACCGTTGGCATCCTGTTAAGCGGATTTCGCTCCGCCATGGCCCAGGTTCTGTTCCTGTTCTTCACCATATCCCTAATTTACAGAAGATGGTTCTTCTGCCTTCTGGCTCCCGTCCTCGGAGTGCTATTGCTCTTGCTGCTCTCCTCTGCGGGCATGCTCCATTCTCTGCCTTTCGGCATCCAGAGAACCCTCTCAGCCGTTCCTTTCCTGGACGTCAGCGCGCAAGCCAAGGCAAACGCCGAAGACTCCATCAACTGGCGCTTTGAAATGTGGAGCTGGGCTCTGGATGACCGTGAACACTTTATTCAGGACAAAATATTCGGAGACGGCTTTTCACGGGACATCAGCATCGTGAAAGCCAATGTATATGAAGAAGCCTACAACCTGAGCAAAGACCAAAGCGCCTTTGCGTGGAACGGCCAATGGCACAGCGGCCCCATTTCCACGATTCAAACGCTCGGCTACATAGGGATTTCCCTGTACCTTATCCTGTCCGTCGTTGGCATGACCTACGCATGGATCGTCAGTAGAATTTACCGCAACCATCAATACAAGCTCGGCATCCTGTATGTTTCCGCCGTCTATTTCACCAAACCAATCTTCTTTTTCCTGATCTTTGGGGAAAGCATCACTATTGCGATGGACATCATATCCCTGGCCATCATCAAAGTACTCTACTCCTGCGCCAAGAGGGAGGGCCTCTATGTATCTCTCCATGTCCGCAAGGAATACATGCCGCTCATGATCCGGAAAACACAGGAAAAACGGCAAGCCGCCGCAACGGCATCCATTTCCGGCTGA
- a CDS encoding type IV pilus twitching motility protein PilT has protein sequence MSEYILPHVDGYLKLGQDYDCSDIHLAVNSRPTWRRFGQLLPIWEEAPNLTPQDTEVLARGFLEDPEWNRLQQRGDVDFAYANDFGRYRASVVKQRLGYDICFRIINTRVRTMEEIGLPTEYVVPLTRYTNGLILVTGSVGSGKSTTLASIVDFINQDRHDHIITLEDPIEYLIPSKNCHVNQREVHKHTESFARALRGALREDPDVIMVGEMRDLETISLALTAAETGHLVLGTLHTGSAARTVDRVLDVFPVEQRDQIRIMVSESLRGIISQQLVPRADGNGRALAIEMLVNTPAIANCIREGKTFMIPGCIQTGKAQGMILMDDSLRALHQAGLITTEDCIFRAEDKTIMKSFLGIK, from the coding sequence ATGAGCGAATACATTTTGCCCCACGTCGACGGATATCTCAAACTTGGACAGGATTATGACTGTTCCGATATCCACCTTGCCGTCAACAGCCGTCCCACCTGGCGCCGGTTCGGCCAGCTTCTCCCCATCTGGGAGGAAGCGCCCAATCTCACGCCCCAGGACACGGAAGTGCTGGCGAGGGGCTTTCTGGAAGACCCGGAATGGAACCGCCTTCAGCAACGGGGGGACGTGGACTTCGCCTACGCCAATGACTTTGGCCGCTACCGCGCATCCGTGGTTAAACAGCGCCTGGGTTATGACATCTGCTTCCGCATCATCAACACGCGGGTGCGCACCATGGAGGAAATAGGCCTGCCGACAGAATACGTGGTGCCCCTCACCCGCTACACCAACGGTCTCATTTTAGTCACGGGCTCCGTAGGTTCCGGTAAATCCACCACGCTGGCCTCTATCGTGGATTTCATCAACCAGGACCGCCACGACCACATCATCACGCTTGAAGACCCCATCGAATACCTGATTCCCTCCAAAAACTGCCACGTCAACCAGCGTGAAGTGCATAAACATACGGAATCCTTCGCGCGGGCCCTCCGCGGAGCCCTCCGTGAAGACCCAGACGTCATCATGGTGGGCGAAATGCGCGACCTGGAAACCATCTCCCTGGCGCTCACGGCGGCAGAAACCGGCCACCTGGTGCTCGGCACCCTGCATACGGGTTCCGCAGCCCGTACGGTGGACCGCGTGCTGGACGTCTTCCCGGTGGAACAACGCGACCAGATACGCATCATGGTCAGCGAATCCCTGCGCGGCATCATCTCCCAGCAGCTGGTTCCCAGAGCAGACGGCAACGGCCGCGCTCTAGCCATTGAAATGCTGGTTAATACGCCGGCTATCGCCAACTGCATCCGCGAAGGCAAGACATTCATGATTCCCGGCTGCATCCAGACAGGGAAAGCCCAGGGCATGATCCTGATGGACGACTCGCTCCGGGCCCTGCACCAGGCGGGCCTCATCACCACGGAAGACTGCATCTTCCGCGCGGAAGACAAAACCATCATGAAATCCTTCCTGGGAATCAAGTAA
- a CDS encoding sodium:solute symporter: MLTDLFVIVIYFLAIFCIGIYAGRKQNSLTDYALGNRSLPWWAILASILAAEISAATFLGAPGEGYHTRNFTYAQLCIGTILGRIIVGRLFLKPYYDYKVVSIYEYLEKRFGLLTRRTASMVFLISRVLASGTRLYFAGILLVIAYQFLTGVTADADQIVLLYIAALVAISVATTIYTAIGGLKAVVWTDVLQAVVLGVSMLSALWVLFSHIPGGWSSISAAMNGGDDWKFFSWGTGEGLDFLQQGARVLGQEYTVWAAFLGATFITMATHGTDQDMVQRMLAAKNSKAGTRAVIVSGLLDFPIVIIFLFTGILLYVFYQYNPANLPADTPQLHVFPYFIIHELPNGIRGLLIAGLLATAMGSLSTALNSLATTATKDWYQGIFKPEATERQLLRCVRWGTAVFSLLLILVGSITAWYVVHHPEVRIIQIALGIFGYTYGSLLGIFLLGMLTRTRGSDSGNIIAMAAGFFVIALLTELIPLPSGWQQYVPEIAFPWRVTIGTLVTFTVGFCFRKRRLPMR, encoded by the coding sequence ATGCTCACGGACCTTTTCGTCATCGTCATTTACTTTCTTGCTATCTTCTGCATTGGCATTTATGCGGGACGAAAGCAAAACTCCCTGACAGACTATGCCCTGGGCAACCGCTCCCTGCCCTGGTGGGCTATTCTGGCCTCTATCCTGGCGGCGGAAATCAGCGCGGCCACCTTCCTGGGGGCTCCCGGAGAAGGGTACCATACCCGCAACTTCACATACGCCCAGCTCTGCATCGGCACCATCCTGGGCCGCATCATCGTCGGCAGGCTCTTTCTCAAGCCCTATTATGACTACAAGGTTGTTTCCATCTATGAATACCTGGAAAAAAGATTCGGGCTCCTGACGCGGCGGACAGCCTCCATGGTCTTCCTGATCAGCCGGGTGCTCGCCAGCGGAACCAGGCTCTATTTCGCGGGCATTCTGCTGGTCATTGCCTACCAGTTCCTGACAGGCGTCACGGCAGACGCCGACCAGATTGTCCTGCTCTACATTGCCGCCCTGGTTGCCATCTCCGTCGCCACGACAATTTATACCGCGATCGGAGGATTGAAAGCCGTCGTCTGGACGGACGTCCTCCAGGCCGTCGTTCTGGGAGTCTCCATGCTTTCCGCCCTGTGGGTACTGTTCTCCCATATCCCCGGAGGGTGGAGCTCCATCTCCGCCGCCATGAATGGCGGAGACGATTGGAAATTCTTCTCCTGGGGAACCGGAGAAGGCCTGGACTTCCTCCAACAAGGCGCCCGCGTGCTGGGCCAGGAATACACGGTGTGGGCAGCCTTCCTGGGAGCAACCTTCATCACCATGGCTACGCATGGCACGGACCAGGACATGGTGCAGCGCATGCTGGCGGCAAAAAACAGCAAGGCGGGAACGCGTGCAGTCATCGTATCCGGCTTGCTGGACTTCCCCATCGTCATCATTTTCCTCTTCACGGGCATTCTTCTCTATGTCTTCTACCAATACAACCCGGCAAACCTCCCTGCAGACACGCCGCAGCTGCATGTGTTTCCCTACTTCATCATCCATGAACTTCCCAACGGCATCCGCGGGCTGCTGATCGCCGGACTTCTGGCGACGGCCATGGGCTCCCTCTCCACGGCTCTAAACTCCCTGGCGACTACCGCCACCAAGGACTGGTACCAGGGGATATTCAAACCGGAAGCCACGGAACGGCAGCTGCTCCGGTGCGTGCGCTGGGGAACGGCCGTTTTCTCCCTGCTGCTCATCCTCGTGGGTTCCATCACAGCGTGGTATGTGGTGCATCACCCGGAAGTCCGCATCATCCAAATAGCCCTGGGCATTTTCGGCTATACCTATGGCTCCCTGCTTGGCATTTTCCTGTTGGGAATGCTGACCCGCACCAGAGGCAGCGACTCAGGAAACATCATTGCCATGGCGGCAGGATTCTTTGTCATCGCTTTACTGACGGAACTCATCCCTCTGCCCTCCGGCTGGCAACAATATGTTCCGGAAATAGCATTTCCGTGGCGCGTTACCATCGGAACTCTGGTTACTTTTACCGTCGGCTTCTGTTTCAGAAAACGCCGCCTTCCCATGCGCTGA
- a CDS encoding CTP synthase: MKYIFVTGGVVSSLGKGLAAASIGTLLERCGLKVTLQKFDPYLNVDPGTMSPFQHGEVYVLNDGAETDLDLGHYERFVHCSLSRLNNLTSGQVFESVLRKERRGDYLGKTVQYIPHVTDEIKNRLYEVTEKSDVDIIITEIGGTVGDMEGHIFLEALRQFALEVGRDNVCFIHVTLLPYIKAAGEMKTKPTQQSVAKLREIGIQPDVIICRTEYDMSEDERRKIAMFCNVEAKNVIAFRDVKNTIYECPLDLSQDKIDRIVTRRLGLDVPAPNLADWQRYVGRVISPSHSIRIAVVGKYIALQDAYKSIYESFTHAGAENDARVEILRIDAEEIEEKGAEAMIGSVDGILVPGGFGDRGIEGKIQTVEYARTKGIPFLGICLGMQVAVIEYARHICGMDDANSTEFDQKTTHPVISLQEEQKGIKAMGATMRLGAYKALIQPGTLAHKLYGKDSVTERHRHRYEFNPAYRDELENAGLVISAVNDEHGLVEVVELPDHPFFIACQYHPEFQSAPNRAHPLFSGLVSAALEHKSHS; the protein is encoded by the coding sequence ATGAAATATATCTTCGTCACAGGCGGTGTTGTCTCCTCTCTCGGCAAAGGACTGGCGGCGGCATCCATCGGCACGCTGCTGGAACGCTGCGGACTCAAGGTAACCCTTCAAAAATTCGACCCCTACCTGAATGTGGACCCCGGAACGATGAGCCCGTTCCAGCACGGGGAAGTGTACGTCTTGAACGACGGAGCGGAAACGGACCTGGACCTGGGCCATTACGAACGCTTCGTCCATTGCAGCCTCTCCCGGCTCAACAACCTCACTTCCGGACAGGTCTTTGAAAGCGTGCTGCGGAAGGAACGCCGGGGAGACTATCTGGGAAAAACGGTTCAATACATTCCGCATGTCACGGATGAAATCAAAAACCGCCTCTATGAAGTCACGGAAAAATCAGACGTGGACATCATCATCACGGAAATCGGCGGCACGGTCGGGGACATGGAAGGCCACATTTTCCTGGAAGCCCTGCGCCAATTCGCCCTGGAAGTGGGCCGTGACAACGTCTGCTTCATTCACGTCACCCTGCTCCCCTATATCAAGGCCGCCGGGGAAATGAAAACGAAGCCCACCCAGCAATCCGTCGCCAAGCTCCGGGAAATCGGCATCCAGCCGGACGTGATCATCTGCCGGACGGAATACGACATGAGTGAAGACGAACGCCGCAAAATCGCCATGTTCTGCAACGTGGAAGCCAAAAACGTCATTGCCTTCCGCGACGTCAAAAACACCATCTACGAATGCCCCCTGGATCTCAGCCAGGATAAAATAGACCGCATTGTCACCAGGCGGCTGGGACTGGACGTTCCGGCGCCCAATCTGGCGGACTGGCAGCGTTACGTCGGCAGGGTCATCAGCCCCAGCCACTCCATCAGGATTGCCGTAGTAGGTAAATACATCGCTCTCCAGGACGCCTACAAATCCATCTATGAATCCTTCACTCACGCCGGTGCGGAAAATGACGCCCGCGTGGAAATTCTCCGGATAGACGCGGAAGAAATTGAGGAAAAGGGCGCGGAGGCCATGATTGGCTCCGTGGACGGCATTCTGGTGCCGGGCGGCTTTGGAGACCGCGGCATTGAAGGAAAAATCCAGACGGTGGAATACGCGCGCACCAAAGGAATCCCGTTCCTGGGCATTTGCCTGGGCATGCAGGTGGCCGTCATTGAGTACGCACGCCACATCTGCGGCATGGATGACGCCAACTCCACGGAATTCGACCAGAAAACCACCCACCCAGTCATCAGCCTCCAGGAAGAGCAAAAAGGCATCAAGGCCATGGGAGCCACCATGCGCCTGGGCGCCTACAAGGCCCTGATCCAGCCCGGAACGCTGGCGCACAAGCTTTACGGCAAGGACAGCGTTACGGAACGCCACCGCCACCGGTACGAATTCAACCCGGCCTACCGCGACGAACTGGAAAACGCGGGGCTGGTCATCAGCGCCGTCAATGACGAACACGGACTGGTGGAAGTCGTGGAACTTCCCGATCATCCCTTCTTCATCGCCTGCCAGTACCATCCGGAATTCCAGTCCGCTCCCAACCGGGCCCACCCGCTCTTTTCCGGCCTGGTTTCAGCCGCGCTGGAGCACAAGAGCCACTCCTGA